The Candidatus Auribacterota bacterium genome segment GAATTTTGCGCCATTCTCCCATTTTTCATCGTTTCACCGTCTCGTTCTTGATCATCTTGTCATGTAATGTTCCAGTCTTATCATTCAAACAGATCCGATTGCATGTGTTATAATTTAATGAGGAGCACCGATGAACCCGCGATACCCTCAGAAAAGGTTGACGATTCCGGATTCGGGGATTGCGGATCCTCCGGTGGTATGCTAAATTATCACAAAGGGGAAAATGCTCCGTGAGACGCATTCTTCTGGCAATTGTATATTCGCTGCTCCTCTCTCCTTCCGGGACGGCATTCAGCCAGCCGGACTTCAGCGCATTCGTGACCTTCGGCGACAGCCTGACGCACAACGACCTGCTCGGTATTGCATACGATAACCCCCAGGACCTTTATGGCGAGGACCCGGCAGAAGCGGTCTTCTCGAAAGGGGCATTGCCTGACGACACTCTGAACAGCTATGCCATCGGCGGATCCCAGGCGAAGGATATCAGCCGGCAGATCGACGTTTATGAGCTGTGTGAGAGAATCGGGACACAACTGAGGGCGACGCTCATCAACTTCCAGATCGGGGGAAATGATATCCTGAACAATTTTGATGAACTCGCGGCACACGCGCCGGGAACGGACAGTGCGGCCGACGGCATTATCGATACCCTCCTCGCCACGATGAAAGAAGACATGCTGCGGCTCTATGACGCGCACCAAGATGCTCGATTCATCGTATGGACAATACCCGATGTCACGATCGCGCCCAAACATTATGGAGCGCTCACCGGCGCCGAGATGGGCAACGTCCGCGCGCATATCGATGAGGTCAACCGCTTCATCCGCAGTCTCGATCAATACTCATTCGTCGTCGTGCTCGATCTCTACCGGTTGTTTCAACAGATTGTCGCCACCCCCCCCTCGGGCAACGGTCATCAGCTCGTTCCTCCGCCCGCGTACGGCGATTATGACAACATGTTCGCCGACGAGATACATCCCACGGCGGTGAGCAACGCCATGGTCGCCAATACGATCATCAATCAGATGAACAAGAAATGGAAGGGCGCCATCCCTCGCTACAGTGCCCCAGAGCTTATCCATCTCGCGGGAATCTCCGACTGATCCCCCCCAACATAGGGTGAAGCGCCGCCGCCCCACCCTTTGACCGGGCTGAATATATTTCAGCTCAATGAAATTTCACTATAAGGAAGTGCCATAGTTAATCATTCATAGCCATCTTCGCATTGTATTATACGAGGTGAGAATGGAATTTATTCCCGCTTTTCTAAAGATTTTATCTGGGCAGAGTGCTCAGGACATATAACTTCGACTGCCGATATCATTCACGCGAGTCAAGGAGGATCTGTGTGGCATTCTATTTATAAATGCTGGAAGGAATGGGTACCGGGCGGGACGCGCTTCGACTGGCTTGCGATTTTACACCGGGCGTAGCCGAAGTTCTCAGGACAAGTTCACCAGCAGATACGTATCTGAGGATCTTGTATGAAGTGCTATGGCTCGGTGCAAAATCCGATGCGCCGATTAGCCCAACTTTCCCAGATCAACACGCAACCGTTCCTCAGCTTTTGAGAGTATCGTCGTTCCTTTTTCACGGCGCGCTTCGCTCGTGCATAAGATCAGCCAGTCACTGACCTCTTTCTCTCCCTCTACGAATGTGCTTTGGGGATCCTGTATCCGCTTTGCCTCAACGTGCGTCTTTTTGTCCTTGCACGATATCGTTTCAAATCCTTCTCCCTTTGAAAACTCAGCCTGATAGTTTGACCGGCTGCGACGCGTATCGTTTACTAAATAATCAAAATGGCATTCCCGCAATTCCTTCAGATTCTTTTTCGTCGCCACTCCCGCATCCACGATGACCAGCGGTGTGGCGCTCAGTTGCAGTTCTCCCTCTTCCTGAACAACCGCCTGCAATACCTCCACCATTTCAACCAGGGTTTTTGAGCCATTTCGATTACCCTCAAATATCCTGTGGGCAAGCTCAAATCCCTCTCGATCAAAGACCATGCCTACAACTACCTGCGGACAATCGTCTCTCTTCTCTCTTGATCTTCCGGGGCGCGCCTTCGGATTTGCTCGTGCGGTCCCTTCAAAATAGAAATTCGTCAGATCATATATTAGTATGATGCGATCCAGATTCAATAAACGCTTCTGCAACGTCCTCAGATGTCTCTCGATCCTCTCCTGATGCTCAAGCAATGTATCGCTGACCCGATAAAAACGATCCCTCCCGCTCGTTGCCAGTCGTGCCCCCAGCAGCTCCGGTAATGCGCTCGTGGGTATCCACTCCATCAATGCATGCTCGGCTTCTACCAGCCGATTGATCACACTGGCTGCCGCCGCATCGTGCTGGGCTGGATTGAAGCCCATGTGCTGCAAAAGCTCCGGCATTCCCAACTGCTTCCATACATGTAATCCCAGCACGCTCGGGCCCAGTGAACTTGTGTCGGTGTGATCTACATGATTGATACATACCCCATCTACTACGTCATCCTCCCGCAGTGTCTCAGATGGGTTCGACGTTTTGCCCCGTTGTCGCAATGATCGCCACCGCCCTCCCAGGTCAATCCGCTTTACGATGCTATCAACCCACTGCTGCACTCGCCTGGACAACCGATGCTCAAACAAGTCGCGATACCCATACAACCGTCGTTCCACCATCTCAGCTATGAGTGAGTGGTCTTTCTTCGGGATATCGGCATTGCCCAGCGACACGACCACCCGCTGCCGAGGTCGTCCCTCGGCATTACGGTATGCTTCGAGCAGCTTGCAAATCATTGAGTTACGACAAGAGAAATGCGATTTCTCCCTATTTTTTGGATGCCAAATGCAAAAGTTGGGTTAGGTGTCTTTCTTGCGCGTCACTACATACGCCACACCGCCTCGCCCCGCATTCCCCGGGAATGAGGAGGACGGTGAAGGAAATTCAAAACTACACTATATCCTCTCTTTAAGCAATGAGCTTATTCTTGCCGCACGGACGGGCAGGGTCATCTCCTCAGACCTTGCCGGCCCCTCGAAGAGCGGTCTCTCGCACCTGTACAGGGTGCCGAGGGCGATAGGGGCTTGAGAGTTGTAGTCCCACTCGCGTATCTTGTGAAATGCAGCTTCATGACCACCGGCATCGTGACCCTCAGGCTGGTAGACCCTCTTGTTGTAGTCCATGTAAAGGTTGTAGAAGGTCACGCACACCTGAAGGACATCGACGAGGGCGAATCCCCGGTGCGCAATTGCTTCTCTGAGGGTCTGCTTGAGGAGGTCCATCCTGTTCGAATACCCACGCGCGATGAAGCTCGCCCCGCTCGCGAGCATGAGCTCCAGCGGGTTCAGGGGCGGCTCTTTTGTCCCCCGAGGAGTTGACTTTCCTTTGAATCCCAGAGGCGATGTCGGCGTGTACTGCCCGGTGGTGAGGCCGTATACGCGGTTGTTGTGGATGATCATGGTGATATCCACATTCCGCTTCGCCGCGAACACGAGGTGCTCAAGCCCCTCGCCGTAGGAATCGCCGTCTCCCGCGAATCCGATGACCGTGAGGTTCTGGTTGGCGAGCTTTATCCCCTCGGCGACCGGCGCCACGCGCCCGTGGATGGCGTAGAAGCTGTTCACGTTCAGGTAATCAACGATCTTCGCATGGCATCCGATCCCCGAGACGAGGACGATATTCTCCATGCCGCCCCTCTCCTCGCCGATCGCCTCGAGCACCGTTCTGACAGCGTTCAGGATGGCGAAATTGCCGCAGCCCTTGCACCATGTGTTGACCGCGGAGGTGCCAAGCTCGCGCGCGCCCATCACGTCACCTTTGCCAGTTCGCCCTCCAGCTCCTCAAGAGAGAACTGCCTCCCGTCATATTTCAACACCTTATCTTCGACACTCACCCCATAAAAGCCGAGGAGCCTCGCGAATTGCCCCGTGGCATTGTTCTCGACACAGATTATCCTTCTCACCCCTGCAAGCGCCTCACGCAACCGGGAGATGGGAAAGGGGGAAAGCACCAGAGCGTGAACAACCCTCATGCCGAGCCGTTCGCCCGCTTCCACGCACACGCCCTTGTTCGACCCCCAGCAGATGAGTGCGGTAGAGGCGCCGCGTTCGCCATAGATTCTGACTCCCCTGTACCGCTTCACCTCCTCTGCGAGATGCGTTCCCTTGCGCGCCCGTTTCTCCTGCATCATCTTCGTAAGGGAGGGGTCTTCCGTGGTGATGCCGTTCTCGTCATGCTCGTAGCTGTCCACCTTCACGACCGCCCGCGTG includes the following:
- a CDS encoding SGNH/GDSL hydrolase family protein, which translates into the protein MRRILLAIVYSLLLSPSGTAFSQPDFSAFVTFGDSLTHNDLLGIAYDNPQDLYGEDPAEAVFSKGALPDDTLNSYAIGGSQAKDISRQIDVYELCERIGTQLRATLINFQIGGNDILNNFDELAAHAPGTDSAADGIIDTLLATMKEDMLRLYDAHQDARFIVWTIPDVTIAPKHYGALTGAEMGNVRAHIDEVNRFIRSLDQYSFVVVLDLYRLFQQIVATPPSGNGHQLVPPPAYGDYDNMFADEIHPTAVSNAMVANTIINQMNKKWKGAIPRYSAPELIHLAGISD
- a CDS encoding IS1634 family transposase — translated: MICKLLEAYRNAEGRPRQRVVVSLGNADIPKKDHSLIAEMVERRLYGYRDLFEHRLSRRVQQWVDSIVKRIDLGGRWRSLRQRGKTSNPSETLREDDVVDGVCINHVDHTDTSSLGPSVLGLHVWKQLGMPELLQHMGFNPAQHDAAAASVINRLVEAEHALMEWIPTSALPELLGARLATSGRDRFYRVSDTLLEHQERIERHLRTLQKRLLNLDRIILIYDLTNFYFEGTARANPKARPGRSREKRDDCPQVVVGMVFDREGFELAHRIFEGNRNGSKTLVEMVEVLQAVVQEEGELQLSATPLVIVDAGVATKKNLKELRECHFDYLVNDTRRSRSNYQAEFSKGEGFETISCKDKKTHVEAKRIQDPQSTFVEGEKEVSDWLILCTSEARREKGTTILSKAEERLRVDLGKLG
- a CDS encoding thiamine pyrophosphate-dependent enzyme — protein: MGARELGTSAVNTWCKGCGNFAILNAVRTVLEAIGEERGGMENIVLVSGIGCHAKIVDYLNVNSFYAIHGRVAPVAEGIKLANQNLTVIGFAGDGDSYGEGLEHLVFAAKRNVDITMIIHNNRVYGLTTGQYTPTSPLGFKGKSTPRGTKEPPLNPLELMLASGASFIARGYSNRMDLLKQTLREAIAHRGFALVDVLQVCVTFYNLYMDYNKRVYQPEGHDAGGHEAAFHKIREWDYNSQAPIALGTLYRCERPLFEGPARSEEMTLPVRAARISSLLKERI